From Chromohalobacter canadensis, one genomic window encodes:
- a CDS encoding 16S rRNA (uracil(1498)-N(3))-methyltransferase: MAGPRIHVAATLVAAAEITLPEGASRHVAGALRLREGAALRLFDGEGHEADAEIVSVGRREVRVRVTAVTEGGPESPLAVHLGQAISKGDRMDYAIQKATELGVVAITPLYTEHGDVRLKGEREAKKLAHWQAVAVSACEQCGRSRVPTVHPPQTLDVWLATRDETLRLVLHPSTDTTWQHASDVTRVALLVGPEGGLSPNEIDAARAADFAALTLGPRILRTETAPVVALTLLQHHFGDLG, from the coding sequence ATGGCCGGACCGCGCATTCATGTGGCGGCCACGTTGGTCGCCGCAGCGGAAATCACCCTGCCCGAAGGTGCCTCGCGCCACGTGGCGGGCGCGCTACGCCTGCGTGAAGGCGCGGCGTTGCGTCTGTTCGATGGCGAGGGTCATGAAGCCGACGCTGAGATCGTCAGTGTCGGGCGCCGTGAGGTACGCGTACGGGTCACCGCCGTGACTGAGGGTGGCCCCGAGTCGCCGCTGGCGGTGCACCTGGGTCAGGCGATTTCCAAGGGCGACCGCATGGACTACGCGATCCAGAAGGCCACCGAGCTCGGCGTCGTGGCGATCACCCCGCTCTACACCGAGCACGGCGACGTGCGCCTCAAGGGCGAGCGCGAAGCCAAAAAACTCGCCCACTGGCAAGCCGTCGCGGTCAGCGCCTGCGAGCAATGCGGGCGCAGCCGCGTGCCCACCGTGCATCCCCCGCAAACACTTGATGTCTGGCTCGCAACGCGTGACGAAACGCTGCGCCTCGTCCTGCATCCTTCCACCGACACCACCTGGCAGCATGCCAGCGACGTCACTCGCGTCGCACTGCTCGTCGGCCCCGAAGGCGGTTTATCCCCCAACGAAATCGACGCCGCCCGTGCCGCCGACTTCGCCGCCCTGACCCTCGGCCCGCGCATCCTGCGCACCGAAACCGCCCCCGTCGTCGCCCTCACGCTGCTCCAGCATCACTTCGGCGATTTGGGGTGA
- the secB gene encoding protein-export chaperone SecB — translation MAEDNNQAAQGGNDTQNQLQFSMQRIYVKDVSFESPNAPSVFQNAFKPKVGLDLNTTSEQVGENLYEVVVKVTAQVTNNEDGATAFLVEVEQAGLFRIAGLSDDQLDHTLGAFCPNMLFPYARECIDNLVNRGSFPPLMLSPVNFEAMYAQKKKRESEAAENVQ, via the coding sequence ATGGCGGAAGACAACAATCAGGCCGCTCAAGGTGGCAACGACACGCAGAACCAGCTGCAATTTTCCATGCAGCGTATTTACGTCAAGGATGTCTCCTTCGAGTCGCCCAACGCGCCGAGCGTATTCCAGAACGCGTTCAAGCCCAAGGTTGGGCTCGACCTCAACACCACCAGCGAACAGGTCGGTGAAAACCTCTACGAGGTCGTGGTCAAGGTGACGGCGCAGGTCACCAACAACGAAGACGGCGCCACGGCGTTTCTCGTCGAAGTGGAACAGGCCGGTCTGTTCCGCATCGCCGGCTTGAGCGACGACCAGCTCGACCACACCCTGGGCGCGTTCTGCCCCAATATGCTGTTCCCCTATGCGCGCGAGTGCATCGACAACCTGGTCAATCGCGGCAGCTTCCCGCCGCTGATGCTATCACCGGTCAACTTCGAGGCGATGTACGCCCAGAAGAAGAAGCGTGAGAGCGAAGCCGCCGAGAACGTGCAGTAA
- a CDS encoding rhodanese-like domain-containing protein, producing MIDQLFEFVQNHLLLSGAFLVVLVAWIAYELKGSNSGVSPSEATSLINREEGLFLDIREVKDFKAGHIAGARNIPKGRLEDRLKELEDYKEKPVVVVCQHGQHSGAAVGQLTQGGFTRAAKLKGGMTQWQSDELPVVRK from the coding sequence ATGATCGATCAGTTATTCGAATTCGTGCAAAACCACCTGCTACTGTCAGGCGCTTTTCTGGTGGTACTGGTGGCATGGATCGCCTACGAGCTGAAAGGCTCGAACAGCGGCGTCTCGCCGTCCGAAGCCACCTCGCTGATCAATCGCGAGGAGGGGCTGTTTCTGGATATTCGCGAGGTCAAGGACTTCAAGGCGGGGCATATCGCCGGTGCCCGCAATATTCCCAAGGGCCGTCTGGAGGATCGCCTCAAAGAGCTCGAGGACTACAAGGAAAAGCCGGTGGTGGTGGTATGCCAGCACGGCCAGCACTCCGGCGCTGCCGTCGGGCAGTTGACCCAGGGTGGCTTCACCCGCGCGGCCAAGCTCAAGGGCGGTATGACCCAGTGGCAGTCCGATGAGTTGCCGGTGGTCCGCAAGTAA
- the gpmI gene encoding 2,3-bisphosphoglycerate-independent phosphoglycerate mutase, producing MADTHTQRPRPVALLILDGYGQNDDTEYNAVYSAKTPVMDALKQRYPSALLHTDGKYVGLPDGQMGNSEVGHMNLGAGRIVYQDFTRITKAIEDGELAANTALTAPIDAAVAAGRAVHLLGLLSPGGVHSHEDHILAVAALAADRGAKHVYLHAFLDGRDTAPKSARASLERANARLAELFGADNAYVSSIVGRYYAMDRDNRWDRVEQAYRVIVEGEGSQIATSAEAGLDAAYERDETDEFVAATSIRPHGEPVRMADGDAALFLNFRADRARELTRAFAEEDFSGFTRQARPKLAHEGLVMLTEYAANIPAPVAFPPTDLVNTLGETVAKRGLKQLRIAETEKYAHVTFFFSGGREDEFDGETRELIPSPQDVKTYDEKPEMSAYELTDKLVAAIDAGTFDLVVCNYANGDMVGHSGDFDAAVKAIEAVDVCLGRVIEAIERAGGECLVTADHGNAEQMVHPETGNPQTAHTTFQVPLVYVTPRAGATLADDGSLCDLAPTLLTMMHEPIPEEMTGRVLVDTP from the coding sequence ATGGCAGATACCCACACCCAGCGTCCCCGGCCCGTTGCGCTGTTGATCCTCGATGGCTACGGCCAGAACGACGACACCGAGTACAACGCCGTTTACTCGGCCAAGACGCCGGTCATGGACGCGCTGAAACAACGTTACCCCTCCGCCTTGCTGCACACCGATGGCAAGTACGTCGGGCTGCCCGACGGCCAGATGGGCAATTCCGAAGTCGGCCACATGAACCTCGGCGCCGGGCGTATCGTCTATCAGGACTTCACGCGTATCACCAAGGCCATCGAAGACGGTGAACTGGCCGCCAACACCGCGCTGACGGCACCCATCGATGCCGCCGTGGCCGCCGGTCGTGCCGTGCATCTACTCGGTTTGCTTTCGCCCGGCGGGGTGCACAGCCACGAGGATCACATCCTCGCCGTGGCCGCGCTAGCCGCCGATCGTGGCGCCAAGCACGTCTATCTGCACGCCTTCCTCGACGGTCGCGATACCGCGCCCAAAAGCGCTCGGGCCTCGCTGGAACGCGCCAATGCGCGGCTCGCCGAGCTGTTCGGTGCCGACAACGCTTATGTCTCTTCGATCGTCGGCCGTTACTACGCCATGGACCGCGACAATCGCTGGGACCGTGTCGAGCAGGCCTATCGTGTCATCGTCGAGGGTGAGGGCTCACAGATCGCCACCAGTGCCGAGGCCGGGCTGGACGCCGCCTACGAACGTGACGAAACCGACGAATTCGTCGCCGCCACCAGCATCCGCCCGCACGGCGAGCCGGTGCGCATGGCCGACGGCGACGCCGCGCTGTTCCTGAACTTCCGTGCCGACCGCGCCCGCGAACTGACTCGCGCCTTCGCCGAGGAGGACTTCAGCGGCTTCACTCGCCAGGCGCGGCCCAAGCTGGCCCATGAAGGGCTAGTGATGCTCACCGAATACGCCGCGAACATCCCAGCACCGGTGGCTTTTCCGCCTACCGACCTGGTCAACACTCTAGGCGAGACCGTCGCCAAGCGCGGCCTAAAACAGCTACGCATCGCCGAGACCGAGAAGTACGCCCACGTCACCTTCTTCTTCTCCGGTGGCCGCGAGGACGAGTTCGACGGCGAGACCCGCGAGCTGATTCCCTCGCCGCAGGACGTCAAGACGTACGACGAGAAGCCGGAGATGAGTGCTTACGAACTCACCGACAAGCTGGTCGCGGCCATCGACGCGGGCACGTTCGATCTGGTCGTGTGCAACTACGCCAATGGCGATATGGTCGGCCACAGCGGCGACTTCGATGCCGCGGTCAAGGCCATCGAGGCGGTCGATGTCTGCCTGGGCCGGGTGATCGAGGCCATCGAGCGTGCCGGCGGCGAGTGCCTGGTCACCGCCGACCACGGCAATGCCGAGCAAATGGTGCACCCTGAAACCGGCAACCCGCAGACGGCGCATACGACCTTTCAGGTACCGCTGGTCTACGTCACGCCGCGCGCCGGCGCCACCCTGGCGGACGACGGCAGCCTGTGTGACCTGGCGCCGACCCTGCTGACAATGATGCACGAGCCGATCCCCGAGGAAATGACCGGCCGCGTGCTGGTCGATACGCCCTGA
- a CDS encoding murein hydrolase activator EnvC family protein codes for MSAPTSSKRIAMACAMAFSCAWLSLGAWAQNSPEEVKRQLEALGSDIENAESRLEGTRDERDTAQQELREVETELADTQQRLTSLQREQDQLDQEVAELKQQRQTLEEERRQQRAALATQLNALYRLGPTPQLKLLLNQTDPARLDRLQQYLNHLNQARQQRLDALAKLEDQLDETQRALQSHQERLDSLASELTERRETLSDQRSEREAILSKYKERYTSEQAKLAALTDDRENAQQLLEQMQTKLERLDQPPPSTDIDQTRGELPWPVQGDMLATYGNGDGVDRNGMLIGAEAGTPVSAVHAGRVVFANWMRGFGNLLIVDHGDNVMTLYAHLQRFNVGVGAQVTRGDTLAAVGDSGGRDSPALYFEVRKNGDPIDPSDWIARR; via the coding sequence ATGAGCGCGCCAACGTCCAGCAAACGAATCGCCATGGCCTGCGCCATGGCGTTCTCGTGTGCGTGGCTGTCGCTGGGCGCCTGGGCGCAGAACTCGCCGGAAGAGGTCAAACGTCAACTCGAAGCCTTGGGCAGTGACATCGAGAACGCCGAGTCACGCCTCGAGGGCACGCGTGACGAGCGTGACACCGCGCAGCAGGAACTGCGCGAGGTGGAAACCGAGCTGGCCGACACCCAACAGCGGCTGACCAGCCTGCAGCGCGAGCAGGATCAACTCGACCAGGAAGTCGCCGAGCTCAAGCAGCAGCGCCAGACCCTCGAGGAAGAACGCCGCCAGCAACGCGCTGCGCTTGCCACACAACTCAACGCGCTCTACCGGCTCGGCCCCACGCCACAGCTCAAACTGCTGCTCAATCAGACCGACCCCGCGCGGCTGGACCGCCTTCAGCAGTATCTCAATCATCTCAACCAGGCGCGTCAGCAACGCCTCGACGCCCTGGCCAAGCTCGAGGATCAGCTCGACGAAACGCAACGCGCACTACAGTCACACCAAGAGCGCCTGGACAGCCTCGCCAGTGAGCTGACCGAACGCCGCGAAACGCTCAGCGATCAACGCAGCGAACGCGAAGCCATCCTCTCGAAGTACAAGGAGCGCTACACCTCCGAGCAAGCCAAACTGGCCGCGCTCACCGATGACCGCGAGAACGCTCAGCAACTGCTCGAGCAGATGCAGACCAAGCTCGAACGCCTCGACCAACCGCCGCCTTCCACGGACATCGACCAAACCCGGGGCGAGCTACCCTGGCCGGTGCAGGGCGACATGCTCGCCACCTACGGTAACGGCGACGGCGTCGACCGCAACGGCATGCTCATCGGCGCCGAGGCGGGCACGCCGGTCTCCGCCGTACACGCCGGCCGCGTGGTCTTTGCCAACTGGATGCGCGGCTTCGGCAACCTGTTGATCGTCGATCATGGCGACAATGTCATGACGCTCTACGCCCACCTGCAACGCTTCAATGTCGGGGTCGGCGCCCAGGTCACGCGCGGCGACACCCTTGCCGCCGTCGGCGACAGCGGCGGCCGCGACAGCCCCGCACTGTATTTCGAGGTGCGCAAGAACGGAGACCCCATCGACCCCAGCGACTGGATCGCCCGGCGCTGA
- a CDS encoding S41 family peptidase produces MTASQSRSPRLIVRHFLAMGMALVIGALTLPLPAHAQQSTQPSTQPSTQQSNQSPAGNNALPVEDVQTFAEVFERIKRTYVDEVDDTTLMRNAIRGMLGELDPHSAYLDKDDFEALRETTEGEFSGVGIEVGMQEGQLTIISPLDDTPAARAGLQAQDRILRIDDTPTESMSLQEAVDMMRGDEGEDIRLTIMREGEDAPRNVTLTRETIQTESVKHELLSPGYGYLRISQFQSRTGEQARDAIAALREEGELKGLVLDLRNNPGGVLDSAVDVADLFLDSGLIVYTEGRLPDSDMRFSASTQTSAPDVPMVVLINGGSASAAEIVAGALQDQQRAVLMGTESFGKGSVQQVLPLNNGDGLKLTTALYYTPDGRSIQAQGIEPDVDVVRGRLEVAEGSGLNIREADLENHLRNINGDTERTEREASLAESDYQLGEALNLLKALNVLPRTQGGN; encoded by the coding sequence ATGACCGCAAGCCAATCCCGTTCCCCACGTCTCATCGTTCGTCACTTTCTAGCAATGGGCATGGCCCTGGTGATCGGGGCGCTAACCCTGCCGCTGCCGGCGCACGCCCAGCAAAGCACTCAGCCCAGTACCCAACCAAGTACTCAGCAGAGCAACCAGTCACCGGCCGGCAATAACGCCCTTCCCGTGGAAGATGTGCAGACCTTCGCCGAGGTCTTCGAACGCATCAAGCGCACCTATGTCGACGAAGTCGACGACACCACGCTCATGCGCAACGCCATTCGCGGCATGCTCGGCGAGCTCGACCCGCACTCCGCCTACCTCGATAAGGACGACTTCGAGGCACTGCGCGAGACCACCGAGGGCGAATTCAGCGGCGTGGGCATCGAAGTCGGCATGCAAGAGGGCCAGTTGACGATCATCTCGCCTCTCGACGATACCCCCGCCGCGCGCGCCGGGCTCCAGGCCCAGGACCGCATCCTGCGCATCGACGACACGCCCACCGAGAGCATGTCGCTGCAGGAAGCCGTGGACATGATGCGCGGCGACGAAGGCGAGGATATCCGCCTGACCATCATGCGCGAGGGCGAAGATGCGCCGCGCAACGTCACCCTGACGCGCGAGACCATCCAGACCGAAAGCGTCAAACACGAGCTACTGTCGCCAGGCTATGGCTACCTGCGCATCAGCCAGTTCCAGAGCCGCACCGGCGAGCAGGCCCGCGACGCCATCGCCGCGCTGCGTGAGGAAGGCGAGCTCAAGGGGCTGGTGCTCGACCTGCGCAACAACCCCGGCGGTGTGCTCGACAGCGCCGTCGACGTCGCCGACCTGTTCCTCGACAGCGGCCTGATCGTCTACACCGAAGGGCGCCTGCCGGACAGCGACATGCGCTTCTCGGCCTCCACCCAGACCAGCGCCCCGGACGTCCCCATGGTGGTGCTGATCAACGGTGGTAGCGCCTCGGCGGCGGAGATCGTCGCTGGCGCGCTGCAAGACCAGCAACGCGCCGTACTGATGGGCACCGAAAGCTTCGGCAAGGGCTCCGTCCAACAGGTGCTGCCGCTGAACAACGGAGACGGCCTGAAGCTGACCACCGCGCTCTACTACACACCGGATGGCCGCTCGATCCAGGCCCAAGGCATCGAACCGGATGTCGACGTGGTGCGTGGCCGTCTCGAAGTCGCCGAAGGCAGCGGCCTCAACATCCGCGAGGCTGATCTCGAGAACCACCTACGCAACATCAACGGCGACACCGAACGCACCGAGCGTGAAGCCTCGCTCGCCGAAAGCGACTACCAGCTCGGCGAAGCTCTCAACCTGCTCAAGGCCCTCAACGTCCTGCCTCGTACGCAGGGCGGCAACTAA
- a CDS encoding Fic family protein, protein MTQSDLQKAITRGEDSRHQFKRDATNADSLAAELAAFANSGGGWLFLGVNDDGSIAGLDGAAVRRLNQLLGNAASQHVRPPVHPLTENVQTNQGLVVVVEVPDGLAKPYLDNQGRIWVKQGSDKRHVTSREEMQRMFQRSGLVYADVVPVAGSSIEDIDDKAFTAYFDLRYGESDEFSGLTREQLLQNLGLGDGQELNLSGLMLFSRNPQRWRPAFEVKAVAFPGTALHDTRYLDSEDIKGTLLEQFRGAFAFIKRNLHHVQHGRSFNTVGQLEIPETALEELLVNALIHRDYFTSASVRLMVFADRVEIVSPGHLSDSLSPEDIRQGKTIRRNPTLTEHASHILPYRGMGSGIPRALQAWPRIDLVNDSSGNQFSVVVWRPEAEWRSGSGGDQVTGEVTGEVTGEVTGEVTGEVMRLLVVLQGEMKRSEIQAALGLKHEDHFREAYLRPALKAGAIEMTIPDKPNSRLQKYRLTAAGKAWLHRRSDNKE, encoded by the coding sequence ATGACACAAAGTGATCTTCAAAAAGCCATCACCCGCGGCGAAGACAGCCGCCACCAGTTCAAGCGTGACGCCACCAACGCGGATAGTCTTGCCGCTGAACTGGCTGCCTTTGCCAATAGTGGCGGTGGCTGGCTGTTTCTGGGCGTGAATGACGATGGCTCGATTGCGGGGCTGGATGGGGCGGCGGTTCGGCGGTTGAATCAGTTACTCGGTAACGCCGCTTCCCAGCATGTACGCCCACCCGTGCATCCGCTGACCGAGAACGTGCAGACGAACCAAGGTCTTGTGGTGGTGGTTGAAGTGCCCGATGGGTTGGCCAAGCCTTATCTCGACAATCAAGGTCGCATTTGGGTCAAGCAGGGTTCGGACAAGCGGCATGTGACCTCCCGGGAAGAGATGCAGCGCATGTTCCAGCGCTCCGGGCTGGTTTACGCCGATGTAGTGCCTGTGGCGGGATCTTCCATAGAGGATATCGACGACAAGGCCTTTACTGCCTATTTCGACCTTCGCTATGGGGAAAGCGATGAGTTCTCTGGCCTGACACGGGAGCAGTTGCTGCAGAACTTGGGCCTGGGCGATGGTCAGGAGCTGAATCTATCGGGGCTGATGCTGTTTAGTCGCAATCCCCAGCGTTGGCGCCCAGCCTTTGAGGTGAAGGCGGTTGCCTTCCCCGGCACCGCTCTACACGATACCCGCTATCTGGACAGCGAAGACATCAAGGGCACCCTGTTGGAGCAGTTTCGGGGCGCTTTCGCTTTTATCAAGCGCAATCTGCACCATGTGCAGCACGGGCGCAGCTTCAATACCGTGGGTCAGCTTGAGATCCCCGAAACAGCGTTGGAAGAGTTGCTGGTCAACGCTCTAATTCACCGCGATTACTTCACCAGCGCCTCCGTCCGTCTCATGGTCTTTGCTGATCGGGTGGAGATCGTTAGCCCCGGCCACTTGTCGGATAGCTTGAGCCCGGAAGATATTCGCCAGGGCAAGACCATTCGCCGCAACCCTACGCTCACTGAACATGCCTCACATATCTTGCCCTATCGAGGCATGGGTAGCGGCATACCCCGAGCGCTTCAGGCGTGGCCTCGGATTGATTTGGTGAATGACTCGTCAGGCAATCAGTTCAGCGTCGTCGTCTGGCGGCCGGAGGCAGAATGGCGCTCAGGGTCGGGCGGCGACCAAGTCACCGGGGAAGTTACCGGGGAAGTTACCGGGGAAGTTACCGGGGAAGTTACCGGGGAAGTCATGCGACTACTCGTAGTCTTGCAGGGCGAAATGAAACGCTCGGAGATACAGGCAGCGCTGGGGCTGAAACATGAAGATCACTTCCGGGAAGCCTATTTGCGCCCGGCACTGAAGGCAGGCGCCATTGAAATGACGATTCCGGACAAGCCCAATAGCCGTTTGCAGAAATACCGGCTAACGGCCGCTGGCAAAGCCTGGCTGCATCGCCGGAGCGATAATAAAGAGTAG
- a CDS encoding HigA family addiction module antitoxin, which produces MTMHNPPHPGAFVREVYLEPFNISSRQLASNLGVSPSTLSRVLKGESGISPEMALRLSKVLGRTPESWLAIQDMYDLWVARNTLNLNDVRPLDFDAA; this is translated from the coding sequence ATGACGATGCATAATCCGCCGCACCCAGGGGCGTTCGTTCGGGAAGTGTACTTGGAGCCTTTCAACATCAGTTCTCGTCAGCTTGCCTCGAACCTGGGGGTTTCGCCGTCGACGTTGTCGCGGGTGCTTAAAGGGGAGAGCGGTATCAGCCCGGAAATGGCCCTGCGGCTTTCCAAGGTGCTGGGCCGCACACCGGAGAGCTGGCTGGCCATTCAGGACATGTATGACCTCTGGGTAGCGCGTAATACGCTCAACCTGAATGATGTTCGCCCTCTCGACTTCGATGCCGCTTAG
- a CDS encoding AraC family transcriptional regulator: protein MTQFWRDPTLPFVESRWASDSRACYRPHSHPTLSIGVVDRGQSQFQCQRRRERLTPGCLVSVPAGVVHDCNPLPDQPWSYQMLYLEPTWVSEVLDEASAETDAAPAMPSTVFIARDVAPYQAFCRLNALLFSSAPRADKEAGLIEFLGSRLWCHGDALAVHWPNSSALNDLQRHLLECLERPPSLEVLARDHGLSRYQVIRLFRRETGLTPHAWLLDQRIQQARRRLCQGVELSELAQELGFADQGHFQRAFKARVAVTPGRYRST from the coding sequence ATGACGCAGTTCTGGCGAGACCCGACGCTGCCTTTTGTCGAGAGCCGGTGGGCCAGCGATAGCCGCGCCTGCTACCGACCCCACAGCCATCCCACCCTGTCGATCGGTGTGGTCGACCGTGGCCAAAGTCAGTTCCAGTGCCAACGCCGCCGCGAGCGGCTGACACCGGGCTGCCTGGTCAGCGTGCCGGCGGGCGTGGTGCATGACTGCAACCCGCTGCCGGATCAGCCTTGGAGCTACCAGATGCTGTATCTGGAACCGACCTGGGTGAGCGAGGTGCTGGATGAGGCCTCGGCCGAGACCGACGCTGCCCCGGCCATGCCCTCGACGGTATTCATCGCCCGCGACGTCGCGCCTTACCAGGCCTTCTGTCGGCTCAATGCGCTGCTTTTTTCCTCGGCTCCGAGGGCCGACAAGGAGGCCGGACTGATCGAGTTCCTCGGCAGTCGCCTGTGGTGTCACGGGGACGCCCTGGCCGTTCATTGGCCGAACTCATCCGCCTTGAACGACCTCCAACGGCATCTACTCGAGTGCCTCGAGCGTCCGCCGTCGCTCGAGGTGCTGGCTCGGGACCATGGACTAAGCCGTTATCAAGTGATTCGACTGTTCCGCCGCGAGACCGGGTTAACGCCCCATGCTTGGCTGCTCGACCAGCGCATCCAGCAGGCGCGCCGCCGCCTGTGTCAGGGGGTGGAACTGTCGGAGCTCGCGCAGGAACTCGGCTTCGCCGACCAAGGTCACTTTCAGCGCGCCTTCAAGGCTCGGGTGGCGGTCACGCCGGGGCGCTACCGCAGTACCTGA
- a CDS encoding LysE family translocator — translation MLQQFLLVAGAHFLALLSPGPDFFLVLRYAVALGRRPAALVSLGIGLANGLFILLAMGGLMALDAEAGPFIAVQWAGGAFLLYMGVQFIRQAGQTRLEAGSHREAEAPTSTAPGALLAGLASGLLNPKNALFYASLFAVLHARSTPVGVQSLYALWMIAVVLGWDLLVGHLAGHPGLIRRFGHGLRHIERLAGALLILLGLGIVAARLDPGLLAAF, via the coding sequence ATGCTGCAACAGTTCCTGCTGGTCGCCGGGGCGCACTTCCTCGCCCTGCTCAGCCCTGGTCCGGACTTTTTCTTGGTTCTGCGCTACGCGGTCGCCTTGGGGCGCAGGCCGGCGGCGCTGGTCAGCCTCGGCATCGGCCTCGCCAACGGCCTGTTCATTCTGCTCGCTATGGGTGGGCTCATGGCCCTGGACGCCGAAGCCGGCCCCTTCATCGCCGTCCAGTGGGCCGGCGGCGCCTTTCTGCTTTACATGGGCGTCCAGTTCATTCGTCAGGCGGGGCAGACTCGCCTCGAGGCAGGCTCGCACCGCGAGGCAGAAGCCCCTACGAGCACCGCGCCCGGCGCCTTGCTCGCCGGGCTGGCCTCGGGGTTGCTGAACCCCAAGAATGCGCTGTTCTACGCCAGCCTGTTCGCAGTGCTTCACGCGCGTAGCACGCCCGTTGGTGTCCAGAGTCTCTATGCGTTGTGGATGATCGCTGTGGTACTCGGTTGGGATCTGCTGGTTGGCCACTTGGCCGGCCATCCGGGTCTGATCCGTCGTTTCGGCCATGGCCTGCGACACATCGAGCGGCTGGCTGGCGCCCTGCTCATCCTGCTGGGGCTCGGCATCGTCGCAGCCCGGCTCGACCCAGGGCTACTCGCGGCCTTCTGA